In a single window of the Panthera leo isolate Ple1 chromosome A1, P.leo_Ple1_pat1.1, whole genome shotgun sequence genome:
- the PCDH9 gene encoding protocadherin-9 isoform X6 has product MDLRDFYLLAALIACLRLDSAIAQELIYTIREELPENVPIGNIPKDLNISHINAATGTSASLVYRLVSKAGDAPLVKVSSSTGEIFTTSNRIDREKLCAGASYAEENECFFELEVVILPNDFFRLIKIKIIVKDTNDNAPMFPSPVINISIPENTLINSRFPIPSATDPDTGFNGVQHYELLNGQSVFGLDIVETPEGEKWPQLIVQQNLDREQKDTYVMKIKVEDGGTPQKSSTAILQVTVSDVNDNRPVFKEGQVEVHIPENAPVGTSVIQLHATDADIGSNAEIRYIFGAQVAPATKRLFALNNTTGLITVQRSLDREETAIHKVTVLASDGSSTPARATVTINVTDVNDNPPNIDLRYIISPINGTVYLSEKDPVNTKIALITVSDKDTDVNGKVICFIEREVPFHLKAVYDNQYLLETSSLLDYEGTKEFSFKIVASDSGKPSLNQTALVRVKLEDENDNPPIFNQPVIELSVSENNRRGLYLTTISATDEDSGKNADIVYQLGPNASFFDLDRKTGVLTASRVFDREEQERFIFTVTARDNGTPPLQSQAAVIVTVLDENDNSPKFTHNHFQFFVSENLPKYSTVGVITVTDADAGENKAVTLSILNDNDNFVLDPYSGVIKSNVSFDREQQSSYTFDVKATDGGQPPRSSTAKVTINVMDVNDNSPVVISPPSNTSFKLVPLSAIPGSVVAEVFAVDIDTGMNAELKYTIVSGNNKGLFRIDPVTGNITLEEKPAPTDVGLHRLVVNISDLGYPKSLHTLVLVFLYVNDTAGNASYIYDLIRRTMETPLDRNIGDSSQPYQNEDYLTIMIAIVAGAMVVIVVIFVTVLVRCRHASRFKAAQRSKQGAEWMSPNQENKQNKKKKRKKRKSPKSSLLNFVTIEESKPDDAVHEPINGTISLPAELEEQSIGRFDWGPAPPTTFKPNSPDLAKHYKSASPQPAFHLKPDTPVSVKKHHVIQELPLDNTFVGGCDTLSKRSSTSSDHFSASECSSQGGFKTKGPLHTRQCNSHSKSDNIPVTPQKCPSSAGFHIQENEESHYENAA; this is encoded by the coding sequence atGGACCTGAGGGATTTTTACCTGTTGGCTGCTCTGATTGCCTGTTTAAGGCTGGATTCCGCAATAGCTCAAGAACTTATTTACACTATTAGAGAGGAATTGCCTGAAAATGTGCCCATAGGAAACATACCAAAGGATCTGAACATTTCTCACATCAATGCTGCCACAGGGACCAGTGCCAGCCTTGTCTACAGACTGGTTTCTAAAGCTGGGGATGCCCCTTTGGTGAAAGTATCCAGTAGCACTGGGGAAATTTTCACAACCTCCAATAGAATAGACAGAGAAAAACTCTGTGCTGGAGCCTCTTATGCTGAGGAGAATGAGTGTTTCTTTGAACTTGAGGTAGTGATCCTCCCCAATGATTTTTTCAGgctgatcaaaataaaaataattgtcaagGATACCAATGATAATGCCCCCATGTTTCCATCCCCTGTCATCAATATTTCCATTCCAGAAAACACTTTGATCAACAGCCGCTTTCCAATTCCATCAGcaacagatcctgacacaggctTCAATGGTGTACAGCATTATGAATTGTTAAATGGGCAGAGTGTTTTTGGACTGGATATCGTGGAAACTCCGGAGGGAGAGAAGTGGCCGCAATTGATTGTTCAGCAAAACTTGGACAGAGAACAGAAAGATACCTATGTGATGAAAATCAAGGTAGAGGATGGAGGCACTCCACAGAAATCCAGCACGGCCATACTGCAGGTCACAGTAAGTGATGTAAATGACAACAGGCCAGTGTTTAAAGAGGGTCAAGTGGAGGTGCACATTCCAGAGAATGCTCCTGTGGGCACCTCTGTAATTCAGCTCCATGCCACTGATGCAGATATAGGCAGTAATGCTGAAATCCGGTACATTTTTGGTGCCCAGGTCGCCCCTGCAACCAAAAGGCTCTTTGCTTTAAATAATACTACTGGGCTGATTACAGTTCAGAGGTCCCTAGATCGAGAGGAGACAGCCATTCACAAAGTGACAGTGCTGGCTAGTGATGGCAGCTCCACTCCTGCTCGAGCAACGGTTACCATCAATGTCACTGATGTAAATGATAACCCTCCTAACATAGACCTCAGGTACATTATAAGTCCCATCAATGGCACAGTGTATTTATCTGAGAAAGATCCTGTCAATACAAAGATTGCCCTAATTACAGTTTCAGATAAGGACACAGATGTGAACGGCAAAGTGATCTGTTTTATTGAAAGAGAGGTCCCATTTCATTTGAAGGCAGTATACGATAACCAATATTTGTTAGAGACCTCCTCTTTGTTGGACTATGAGGGCACCAAAGAATTCAGCTTTAAAATTGTTGCCTCTGATTCTGGGAAACCCAGTTTAAATCAGACTGCCCTGGTAAGGGTTAAGCTTGAGGACGAAAATGACAACCCACCAATTTTCAACCAGCCTGTAATTGAGCTGTCAGTTTCTGAAAACAACCGACGTGGGTTATACTTAACAACTATTAGTGCCACAGATGAAGACAGTGGGAAAAATGCGGACATTGTTTATCAGCTTGGACCGAATGCCTCCTTCTTTGATTTGGACCGAAAGACAGGAGTTTTGACAGCCTCCAGAGTCTTTGACAGAGAAGAACAGGAGCGGTTCATTTTTACAGTAACTGCCAGGGACAATGGAACCCCTCCCCTCCAAAGCCAAGCGGCCGTGATAGTTACTGTTCTGGATGAGAATGACAATAGCCCCAAGTTTACTCAtaatcattttcaattttttgtgtctGAGAATCTGCCAAAGTATAGTACTGTGGGGGTAATCACAGTGACAGATGCAGATGCTGGAGAGAATAAAGCTGTGACTCTCTCCATTCTAAATGACAATGATAATTTTGTGCTGGATCCCTATTCTGGAGTCATAAAGTCAAATGTCTCATTTGATAGAGAGCAGCAGAGTTCCTACACTTTTGATGTCAAAGCCACTGATGGAGGACAACCACCTCGTTCCTCCACTGCAAAAGTAACTATCAATGTCATGGATGTCAATGACAATAGCCCAGTTGTCATTTCTCCACCTTCCAACACTTCTTTTAAGTTGGTACCCCTCTCAGCCATTCCTGGCTCTGTGGTAGCAGAAGTTTTTGCAGTGGATATCGACACTGGGATGAACGCCGAACTGAAGTATACAATTGTGAGTGGGAACAACAAAGGCTTGTTTCGGATCGATCCAGTAACAGGTAACATCACTCTGGAAGAGAAGCCAGCACCTACTGATGTGGGCTTGCACCGTTTGGTGGTCAATATAAGTGACCTGGGATACCCTAAGTCTTTGCACACACTCGTGCTTGTTTTTCTTTACGTTAATGACACCGCTGGGAATGCCTCCTATATCTATGACTTGATTCGCAGGACTATGGAGACCCCACTGGATAGGAACATAGGGGACAGTAGCCAACCCTATCAAAATGAGGACTATCTCACCATCATGATTGCCATCGTCGCAGGGGCCATGGTGGTCATAGTGGTGATCTTCGTCACTGTCCTGGTGCGATGTCGCCATGCATCGAGGTTCAAAGCAGCTCAGAGGAGCAAGCAAGGTGCTGAGTGGATGTCCCCAAACCaggagaacaaacaaaacaagaaaaagaaaaggaagaaaagaaagtctcCCAAGAGCTCTCTTTTGAACTTTGTTACAATTGAAGAGTCCAAACCTGACGATGCAGTTCACGAACCTATCAATGGGACAATAAGTCTGCCCGCTGAGCTGGAGGAGCAAAGTATAGGAAGATTTGACTGGGGCCCAGCCCCTCCAACAACCTTCAAGCCTAACAGCCCTGACCTGGCCAAGCACTACAAATCTGCTTCTCCACAGCCTGCTTTTCATCTTAAACCAGACACTCCGGTTTCCGTGAAAAAGCATCATGTGATTCAGGAACTC
- the PCDH9 gene encoding protocadherin-9 isoform X7 yields the protein MDLRDFYLLAALIACLRLDSAIAQELIYTIREELPENVPIGNIPKDLNISHINAATGTSASLVYRLVSKAGDAPLVKVSSSTGEIFTTSNRIDREKLCAGASYAEENECFFELEVVILPNDFFRLIKIKIIVKDTNDNAPMFPSPVINISIPENTLINSRFPIPSATDPDTGFNGVQHYELLNGQSVFGLDIVETPEGEKWPQLIVQQNLDREQKDTYVMKIKVEDGGTPQKSSTAILQVTVSDVNDNRPVFKEGQVEVHIPENAPVGTSVIQLHATDADIGSNAEIRYIFGAQVAPATKRLFALNNTTGLITVQRSLDREETAIHKVTVLASDGSSTPARATVTINVTDVNDNPPNIDLRYIISPINGTVYLSEKDPVNTKIALITVSDKDTDVNGKVICFIEREVPFHLKAVYDNQYLLETSSLLDYEGTKEFSFKIVASDSGKPSLNQTALVRVKLEDENDNPPIFNQPVIELSVSENNRRGLYLTTISATDEDSGKNADIVYQLGPNASFFDLDRKTGVLTASRVFDREEQERFIFTVTARDNGTPPLQSQAAVIVTVLDENDNSPKFTHNHFQFFVSENLPKYSTVGVITVTDADAGENKAVTLSILNDNDNFVLDPYSGVIKSNVSFDREQQSSYTFDVKATDGGQPPRSSTAKVTINVMDVNDNSPVVISPPSNTSFKLVPLSAIPGSVVAEVFAVDIDTGMNAELKYTIVSGNNKGLFRIDPVTGNITLEEKPAPTDVGLHRLVVNISDLGYPKSLHTLVLVFLYVNDTAGNASYIYDLIRRTMETPLDRNIGDSSQPYQNEDYLTIMIAIVAGAMVVIVVIFVTVLVRCRHASRFKAAQRSKQGAEWMSPNQENKQNKKKKRKKRKSPKSSLLNFVTIEESKPDDAVHEPINGTISLPAELEEQSIGRFDWGPAPPTTFKPNSPDLAKHYKSASPQPAFHLKPDTPVSVKKHHVIQELPLDNTFVGGCDTLSKRSSTSSDHFSASECSSQGGFKTKGPLHTRQCNSHSKSDNIPVTPQKCPSSAGFHIQENEESHYEIQ from the coding sequence atGGACCTGAGGGATTTTTACCTGTTGGCTGCTCTGATTGCCTGTTTAAGGCTGGATTCCGCAATAGCTCAAGAACTTATTTACACTATTAGAGAGGAATTGCCTGAAAATGTGCCCATAGGAAACATACCAAAGGATCTGAACATTTCTCACATCAATGCTGCCACAGGGACCAGTGCCAGCCTTGTCTACAGACTGGTTTCTAAAGCTGGGGATGCCCCTTTGGTGAAAGTATCCAGTAGCACTGGGGAAATTTTCACAACCTCCAATAGAATAGACAGAGAAAAACTCTGTGCTGGAGCCTCTTATGCTGAGGAGAATGAGTGTTTCTTTGAACTTGAGGTAGTGATCCTCCCCAATGATTTTTTCAGgctgatcaaaataaaaataattgtcaagGATACCAATGATAATGCCCCCATGTTTCCATCCCCTGTCATCAATATTTCCATTCCAGAAAACACTTTGATCAACAGCCGCTTTCCAATTCCATCAGcaacagatcctgacacaggctTCAATGGTGTACAGCATTATGAATTGTTAAATGGGCAGAGTGTTTTTGGACTGGATATCGTGGAAACTCCGGAGGGAGAGAAGTGGCCGCAATTGATTGTTCAGCAAAACTTGGACAGAGAACAGAAAGATACCTATGTGATGAAAATCAAGGTAGAGGATGGAGGCACTCCACAGAAATCCAGCACGGCCATACTGCAGGTCACAGTAAGTGATGTAAATGACAACAGGCCAGTGTTTAAAGAGGGTCAAGTGGAGGTGCACATTCCAGAGAATGCTCCTGTGGGCACCTCTGTAATTCAGCTCCATGCCACTGATGCAGATATAGGCAGTAATGCTGAAATCCGGTACATTTTTGGTGCCCAGGTCGCCCCTGCAACCAAAAGGCTCTTTGCTTTAAATAATACTACTGGGCTGATTACAGTTCAGAGGTCCCTAGATCGAGAGGAGACAGCCATTCACAAAGTGACAGTGCTGGCTAGTGATGGCAGCTCCACTCCTGCTCGAGCAACGGTTACCATCAATGTCACTGATGTAAATGATAACCCTCCTAACATAGACCTCAGGTACATTATAAGTCCCATCAATGGCACAGTGTATTTATCTGAGAAAGATCCTGTCAATACAAAGATTGCCCTAATTACAGTTTCAGATAAGGACACAGATGTGAACGGCAAAGTGATCTGTTTTATTGAAAGAGAGGTCCCATTTCATTTGAAGGCAGTATACGATAACCAATATTTGTTAGAGACCTCCTCTTTGTTGGACTATGAGGGCACCAAAGAATTCAGCTTTAAAATTGTTGCCTCTGATTCTGGGAAACCCAGTTTAAATCAGACTGCCCTGGTAAGGGTTAAGCTTGAGGACGAAAATGACAACCCACCAATTTTCAACCAGCCTGTAATTGAGCTGTCAGTTTCTGAAAACAACCGACGTGGGTTATACTTAACAACTATTAGTGCCACAGATGAAGACAGTGGGAAAAATGCGGACATTGTTTATCAGCTTGGACCGAATGCCTCCTTCTTTGATTTGGACCGAAAGACAGGAGTTTTGACAGCCTCCAGAGTCTTTGACAGAGAAGAACAGGAGCGGTTCATTTTTACAGTAACTGCCAGGGACAATGGAACCCCTCCCCTCCAAAGCCAAGCGGCCGTGATAGTTACTGTTCTGGATGAGAATGACAATAGCCCCAAGTTTACTCAtaatcattttcaattttttgtgtctGAGAATCTGCCAAAGTATAGTACTGTGGGGGTAATCACAGTGACAGATGCAGATGCTGGAGAGAATAAAGCTGTGACTCTCTCCATTCTAAATGACAATGATAATTTTGTGCTGGATCCCTATTCTGGAGTCATAAAGTCAAATGTCTCATTTGATAGAGAGCAGCAGAGTTCCTACACTTTTGATGTCAAAGCCACTGATGGAGGACAACCACCTCGTTCCTCCACTGCAAAAGTAACTATCAATGTCATGGATGTCAATGACAATAGCCCAGTTGTCATTTCTCCACCTTCCAACACTTCTTTTAAGTTGGTACCCCTCTCAGCCATTCCTGGCTCTGTGGTAGCAGAAGTTTTTGCAGTGGATATCGACACTGGGATGAACGCCGAACTGAAGTATACAATTGTGAGTGGGAACAACAAAGGCTTGTTTCGGATCGATCCAGTAACAGGTAACATCACTCTGGAAGAGAAGCCAGCACCTACTGATGTGGGCTTGCACCGTTTGGTGGTCAATATAAGTGACCTGGGATACCCTAAGTCTTTGCACACACTCGTGCTTGTTTTTCTTTACGTTAATGACACCGCTGGGAATGCCTCCTATATCTATGACTTGATTCGCAGGACTATGGAGACCCCACTGGATAGGAACATAGGGGACAGTAGCCAACCCTATCAAAATGAGGACTATCTCACCATCATGATTGCCATCGTCGCAGGGGCCATGGTGGTCATAGTGGTGATCTTCGTCACTGTCCTGGTGCGATGTCGCCATGCATCGAGGTTCAAAGCAGCTCAGAGGAGCAAGCAAGGTGCTGAGTGGATGTCCCCAAACCaggagaacaaacaaaacaagaaaaagaaaaggaagaaaagaaagtctcCCAAGAGCTCTCTTTTGAACTTTGTTACAATTGAAGAGTCCAAACCTGACGATGCAGTTCACGAACCTATCAATGGGACAATAAGTCTGCCCGCTGAGCTGGAGGAGCAAAGTATAGGAAGATTTGACTGGGGCCCAGCCCCTCCAACAACCTTCAAGCCTAACAGCCCTGACCTGGCCAAGCACTACAAATCTGCTTCTCCACAGCCTGCTTTTCATCTTAAACCAGACACTCCGGTTTCCGTGAAAAAGCATCATGTGATTCAGGAACTC
- the PCDH9 gene encoding protocadherin-9 isoform X8 produces the protein MDLRDFYLLAALIACLRLDSAIAQELIYTIREELPENVPIGNIPKDLNISHINAATGTSASLVYRLVSKAGDAPLVKVSSSTGEIFTTSNRIDREKLCAGASYAEENECFFELEVVILPNDFFRLIKIKIIVKDTNDNAPMFPSPVINISIPENTLINSRFPIPSATDPDTGFNGVQHYELLNGQSVFGLDIVETPEGEKWPQLIVQQNLDREQKDTYVMKIKVEDGGTPQKSSTAILQVTVSDVNDNRPVFKEGQVEVHIPENAPVGTSVIQLHATDADIGSNAEIRYIFGAQVAPATKRLFALNNTTGLITVQRSLDREETAIHKVTVLASDGSSTPARATVTINVTDVNDNPPNIDLRYIISPINGTVYLSEKDPVNTKIALITVSDKDTDVNGKVICFIEREVPFHLKAVYDNQYLLETSSLLDYEGTKEFSFKIVASDSGKPSLNQTALVRVKLEDENDNPPIFNQPVIELSVSENNRRGLYLTTISATDEDSGKNADIVYQLGPNASFFDLDRKTGVLTASRVFDREEQERFIFTVTARDNGTPPLQSQAAVIVTVLDENDNSPKFTHNHFQFFVSENLPKYSTVGVITVTDADAGENKAVTLSILNDNDNFVLDPYSGVIKSNVSFDREQQSSYTFDVKATDGGQPPRSSTAKVTINVMDVNDNSPVVISPPSNTSFKLVPLSAIPGSVVAEVFAVDIDTGMNAELKYTIVSGNNKGLFRIDPVTGNITLEEKPAPTDVGLHRLVVNISDLGYPKSLHTLVLVFLYVNDTAGNASYIYDLIRRTMETPLDRNIGDSSQPYQNEDYLTIMIAIVAGAMVVIVVIFVTVLVRCRHASRFKAAQRSKQGAEWMSPNQENKQNKKKKRKKRKSPKSSLLNFVTIEESKPDDAVHEPINGTISLPAELEEQSIGRFDWGPAPPTTFKPNSPDLAKHYKSASPQPAFHLKPDTPVSVKKHHVIQELPLDNTFVGGCDTLSKRSSTSSDHFSASECSSQGGFKTKGPLHTRQEENVFC, from the coding sequence atGGACCTGAGGGATTTTTACCTGTTGGCTGCTCTGATTGCCTGTTTAAGGCTGGATTCCGCAATAGCTCAAGAACTTATTTACACTATTAGAGAGGAATTGCCTGAAAATGTGCCCATAGGAAACATACCAAAGGATCTGAACATTTCTCACATCAATGCTGCCACAGGGACCAGTGCCAGCCTTGTCTACAGACTGGTTTCTAAAGCTGGGGATGCCCCTTTGGTGAAAGTATCCAGTAGCACTGGGGAAATTTTCACAACCTCCAATAGAATAGACAGAGAAAAACTCTGTGCTGGAGCCTCTTATGCTGAGGAGAATGAGTGTTTCTTTGAACTTGAGGTAGTGATCCTCCCCAATGATTTTTTCAGgctgatcaaaataaaaataattgtcaagGATACCAATGATAATGCCCCCATGTTTCCATCCCCTGTCATCAATATTTCCATTCCAGAAAACACTTTGATCAACAGCCGCTTTCCAATTCCATCAGcaacagatcctgacacaggctTCAATGGTGTACAGCATTATGAATTGTTAAATGGGCAGAGTGTTTTTGGACTGGATATCGTGGAAACTCCGGAGGGAGAGAAGTGGCCGCAATTGATTGTTCAGCAAAACTTGGACAGAGAACAGAAAGATACCTATGTGATGAAAATCAAGGTAGAGGATGGAGGCACTCCACAGAAATCCAGCACGGCCATACTGCAGGTCACAGTAAGTGATGTAAATGACAACAGGCCAGTGTTTAAAGAGGGTCAAGTGGAGGTGCACATTCCAGAGAATGCTCCTGTGGGCACCTCTGTAATTCAGCTCCATGCCACTGATGCAGATATAGGCAGTAATGCTGAAATCCGGTACATTTTTGGTGCCCAGGTCGCCCCTGCAACCAAAAGGCTCTTTGCTTTAAATAATACTACTGGGCTGATTACAGTTCAGAGGTCCCTAGATCGAGAGGAGACAGCCATTCACAAAGTGACAGTGCTGGCTAGTGATGGCAGCTCCACTCCTGCTCGAGCAACGGTTACCATCAATGTCACTGATGTAAATGATAACCCTCCTAACATAGACCTCAGGTACATTATAAGTCCCATCAATGGCACAGTGTATTTATCTGAGAAAGATCCTGTCAATACAAAGATTGCCCTAATTACAGTTTCAGATAAGGACACAGATGTGAACGGCAAAGTGATCTGTTTTATTGAAAGAGAGGTCCCATTTCATTTGAAGGCAGTATACGATAACCAATATTTGTTAGAGACCTCCTCTTTGTTGGACTATGAGGGCACCAAAGAATTCAGCTTTAAAATTGTTGCCTCTGATTCTGGGAAACCCAGTTTAAATCAGACTGCCCTGGTAAGGGTTAAGCTTGAGGACGAAAATGACAACCCACCAATTTTCAACCAGCCTGTAATTGAGCTGTCAGTTTCTGAAAACAACCGACGTGGGTTATACTTAACAACTATTAGTGCCACAGATGAAGACAGTGGGAAAAATGCGGACATTGTTTATCAGCTTGGACCGAATGCCTCCTTCTTTGATTTGGACCGAAAGACAGGAGTTTTGACAGCCTCCAGAGTCTTTGACAGAGAAGAACAGGAGCGGTTCATTTTTACAGTAACTGCCAGGGACAATGGAACCCCTCCCCTCCAAAGCCAAGCGGCCGTGATAGTTACTGTTCTGGATGAGAATGACAATAGCCCCAAGTTTACTCAtaatcattttcaattttttgtgtctGAGAATCTGCCAAAGTATAGTACTGTGGGGGTAATCACAGTGACAGATGCAGATGCTGGAGAGAATAAAGCTGTGACTCTCTCCATTCTAAATGACAATGATAATTTTGTGCTGGATCCCTATTCTGGAGTCATAAAGTCAAATGTCTCATTTGATAGAGAGCAGCAGAGTTCCTACACTTTTGATGTCAAAGCCACTGATGGAGGACAACCACCTCGTTCCTCCACTGCAAAAGTAACTATCAATGTCATGGATGTCAATGACAATAGCCCAGTTGTCATTTCTCCACCTTCCAACACTTCTTTTAAGTTGGTACCCCTCTCAGCCATTCCTGGCTCTGTGGTAGCAGAAGTTTTTGCAGTGGATATCGACACTGGGATGAACGCCGAACTGAAGTATACAATTGTGAGTGGGAACAACAAAGGCTTGTTTCGGATCGATCCAGTAACAGGTAACATCACTCTGGAAGAGAAGCCAGCACCTACTGATGTGGGCTTGCACCGTTTGGTGGTCAATATAAGTGACCTGGGATACCCTAAGTCTTTGCACACACTCGTGCTTGTTTTTCTTTACGTTAATGACACCGCTGGGAATGCCTCCTATATCTATGACTTGATTCGCAGGACTATGGAGACCCCACTGGATAGGAACATAGGGGACAGTAGCCAACCCTATCAAAATGAGGACTATCTCACCATCATGATTGCCATCGTCGCAGGGGCCATGGTGGTCATAGTGGTGATCTTCGTCACTGTCCTGGTGCGATGTCGCCATGCATCGAGGTTCAAAGCAGCTCAGAGGAGCAAGCAAGGTGCTGAGTGGATGTCCCCAAACCaggagaacaaacaaaacaagaaaaagaaaaggaagaaaagaaagtctcCCAAGAGCTCTCTTTTGAACTTTGTTACAATTGAAGAGTCCAAACCTGACGATGCAGTTCACGAACCTATCAATGGGACAATAAGTCTGCCCGCTGAGCTGGAGGAGCAAAGTATAGGAAGATTTGACTGGGGCCCAGCCCCTCCAACAACCTTCAAGCCTAACAGCCCTGACCTGGCCAAGCACTACAAATCTGCTTCTCCACAGCCTGCTTTTCATCTTAAACCAGACACTCCGGTTTCCGTGAAAAAGCATCATGTGATTCAGGAACTC